The genomic stretch CGGTGATCTCGGTCTGAGCCTGGCGGATCTCCTTGACCATTCGCGGGTTGCTGAGGACAGCCAAGGTTTCTTCAAGGGACTCAAGATCTTCGAGATTCATGATTACCGCGGACGGCTGGCCGTGCTTCGTGATGATGACCCGACCGTGCGCGCGCTCTATGCGATCCACGACCTCGGACAGCCGGTTCTTCACTTCGCCCAGGGGAACATGTTCGCTAATTGCCATGGCTATAAGTATGGCCAATACGTCATGTTCGCGCAAGCGGCCCTGCCGCCTTGCGTATGGATGAGGGCGTCATGCGACCGAAATCATACGGACCACTCGGAAGTAGCTCGGAAGTCCGGCCCTTCCGAGTCAAGCCGGCCAAGGTGTCCGGACACGTGCAGGGCTTTGCCATTCGGCTCGGAGACTCCTGAGGGCGCTCGCGAGGCGGGCCGGCTGCATGAAGCGCGGCCCACACCGGTAGAATGCCCCGCCGTGAGGTCTAACGAGATCCGTCGCAGCTTCCTCGAGTTTTTCCGTGAGCGAGGCCACAAGATCGTCCCGTCGTCGTCCTTGATCCCGGACGACCCCACCCTGCTGCTCACCACCGCCGGGATGGTGCAGTTCAAGCCCTATTTCTTGGGTCAGAAGCCGATCGAGTTCCCGCGCGCGGCCAGTTGTCAGAAATCGGCCCGAACCACCGACATCGAGCGGGTCGGGCTCACGGCGCGCCACATGACTTTCTTCGAGATGCTCGGGAACTTCTCGTTTGGGGACTACTTCAAGCGCGATGCGATTCGTTGGGCCTGGGAACTGTCCACGGGGCCCTTCGGCTTGGACCCCGACCGGATCTGGGTCACGGTCTTCGAGTCCGACGACGAGGCGGTCGAGATCTGGCGCGACGACATCGGTCTGCCGGCCGAGCGGATCGTGCGCCGCGGGGCGGAGGACAACTTCTGGACGATGGGGGTCGCCGGTCCCGGCGGCCCCTGCTCGGAGTTGTTCTACGACCGCGGGCCGGCTTACGGCGAGGTCGTCGGGTTCCAGGACGGCGACCGGATCATGGAGTACTACAACCTGGTCTTCACCGAGAAGCAGGTGGACGAGAACCTTCAAGTCGTCGGGGACCTTCCGCGCAAGAACGTAGACACCGGACTCGGGCTCGAGCGCCTCGCGCAGATCTTGCAGAACGTTCCCACGGCGTACGACACCGACACGCTGCGGCCGATCCTGGCGCGCGCCGAGCAGCTCACAGGCTGCGCCTACGGAACCTCCGAGAAGACCGACATTTCATTGCGGATCATCACCGAGCACGCGCGCGCGGCCTCGTTCCTGATCGGCGATGGTGTGCTGCCCTCGAACGAAGACCGTGGATACGTGTTGCGGCGTTTGATGCGGCGCGCGGTTCGCCACGCGAAGTTGCTCGGTGTGGATGACGTCGTGCTGCCGCAGATGGTCGAGGCGGTGATCGACACGATGGGCGAGGCGTATCCCGAACTCGAGTCCTCGCGCGCGTTCATCACGCAGGTCGTCACCGGCGAAGAGGAAGGGTTCCGCAACACGCTGCGCACCGGTCTGGTGATGCTCGAGACCGAGGTCGATGCGGCGAAGGCTTCGTCGCAGACTTCGCTGGGCGGCGGCGTTGCGTTCAAGTTGCACGACACCTACGGGTTCCCCTTCGAGTTGACCATGGAGATCGCGTCCGAGGCCGGCCTGCAGGTCGACCACGACGAGTTCGCGGCACTGATGACCGAGCAGCGCGAGCGCGCGCGCTCTGCCCGCAAGGTCGTCCTGCGCGACGAAGACGCGTTGCTTGAGGTGTTGGCCGAGTTCGGCTCGACCGAGTTCGTCGGGTACCAGGATGCTGCCGGCGAAGCGCGGGTGCGCGCGATCGTGCGCGGGTCGGACCGGGTCCCGTCGGCCTCGGAGTCCGAAGATATCGAAGTGATCTTGGATCGTTCGCCGTTCTACCCCGAGGGCGGCGGCCAGGTCGGCGATCGAGGGATTATCGAGGCGGATGGCGCGCGCCTGGAGGTTTCAGACACGCAGCGTCGCTTGGGCGACTTGATCGTGCTCACGGCGCGCGTGGTGCAAGGCGAGATCACCTCGGGTGCCGAGGTTCACGCGAAGGTAGACGCGGACAAGCGCGCGGCGACCGAGCGCAGCCACACCGCGACTCACATCCTTCATGCGACGCTGCGGGCCGCACTTGGGGACCAAGCTCGCCAGGCGGGGTCGTTGGTGGAACCCGGGCGGCTTCGCTTCGACTTCTCGCATTCCAGTCGCGTCCCAACCGAGGTGCTGGCCGAGATCGAGGCGACCGTGAACGCGCGTCTGCTCGGCGACGATCCCGTGCTCCCGTACGAAACCACGATGGACGAGGCGCGCGACCGTGGCGCGATGATGTTGTTCGAAGAGAAGTACGGCGACATCGTTCGCGTGATCGAGATCGGCGACTACTCCGTGGAGTTGTGCGGCGGAACGCACGTGACCCGCACGAGCCAGATCGGTCTGGTGAAGGTGCTGGGGGAGGCCTCGATCGGATCCAATCTGCGTCGCATCGAGGCGCTGACCGGCGCCGAGGCCGTTTCGGAGTTTCGTCGGTCGCAAGCGGTCTTGGATCACATTGCCGCGTTGCTGAAGTCCTCGCCTGAAGAGGCGCCGGCGCGCGTCGAGAAGTTGCTCGCGGACCTAAAGGCCGCCGAGCAAGCGGTTCGAAAGCAACAAGCGGCATCCGAGCGCGAGCGCGCGTGGGACTTGGCGCGCCTCGCGGAGCGCATTGGAGAGACCTCGGTCGTGGTGGCCGAGGTGCCCGGGTTGCGAGTGGACGAACTTCAGCGCCTTGGGGTTGCCGTGCGCGAGACGCTGGCCGGACCAGCGGTAGTTGTGCTCGGATCGTCGGTGGACGAGCGCGCGGGAATCGTCGCAGTGATCGACAAGACCACCGGCGCGCGCGGGATCAAGGCGCGCGCGATCATCGCCGACGCCGCGCGCGCGATCGGCGGCGGCGCGGGAGGAAAGGACGAGGTTGCGACCGGAGGCGGCAACCGGCCCGAAGGGGTGGCTGAGGCGCTGCGTTTGGCGCGCGCCACCGTTGCCGAGGTGCTGGCGTAATGGCGCGCTGGCTCGGCATCGACCTGGGAACACGTCGGATCGGTGTGGCCATCTCGGACGGCAAGGGGTTGGTTGCGACGCCGTACGCGGTCCTGGATCGCACCAGCGACGAGCGCGACGCGACCGCGATCCGCGAGATCGCCGCGGCCGAGGGCGCGCGCCAGGTGGTTCTTGGGCACCCGCTGAGTTTGGACGGGACCGCAGGCCATTCGGCGATGGTGGCCGAGGGCTTTGCTGAGAAGCTCAAGGAAATGGGCGTGAAGGTCAAACTCTGGGACGAGCGCTTTACAACGGTGGAGGCCGAGAAACGCTTGAAGTCCGGCGGCGCGGGAGGCAAGCGACGGCGTGCGGTCGTAGACAAGGTGGCGGCTGCCGTGCTGCTTCAGGCATTCCTCGACGCGCGAGGCGGATGAGTTCCGGAGAACGCCTGTCGCCGGCTGCGCCGAAGCGGAGCAAACTCGGCCGACGGATCTTCCTGACGGTTCTCGGCGTCGCCGTGCTCGTGACGCTTGGGACGGCAGGGTACGTCCGTTGGGCGTTCGGGGGGACGGAGCGCGGCACTCAGGTAAGCATCGTTGTTCCCAATGGCGCGACCACCACCGCTATCGCTGATCTGCTGGCGTCGGGCGGCGTTGTTCGTTCGGCTTTTGTCTTCCGGTTGGCTGCTCGATTCCAAGGCGTCGAAACCGAGTTCAAGTCCGGCGAGTACAAGATGCGAACCGGTCTTGGGATCTCAGAGGCGATCCGGCTCCTTCGCAAGGGCGTCGTTCCGGAAACAGTGCGCTTCACGGTTCCCGAGGGCAAGACCGTCGGGGAGGTCGCCAAGATCGTCGAGGCCGAGACGCACATCTCTGCCAAGGACTTCATCGCCGCGGCTACGAGCGGAAGAATCACCCCCGGCGGGTTCGGCGCCCCGGCGGGGAACCTCGAAGGGTTCTTGTTCCCGAAGACCTACGAAGTAAGGGTCAAGGCCACAGCCGAGGATGTCGTGGCGATGATGGTGCGCCAGTTCGAGCGGGAGGTCGCAGGGTTGGGGGTTGCCCAGGCGGCGCGCGCGCTCGGAATTACGCCATACCAGGTTGTGGTGGTGGCCGGCATGATCGAGCGCGAGGCGAAGGTGGAGCGCGACCGTCCGCTGGTGGCTTCGGTCATCTACAACAGATTGCGCATCGGGATGCGCTTGCAGATCGATGCAACCGTTCAGTACGCGTTCTTGTTGCGTGACGGCAGTTACAAGACGCGTCTGTTGTATTCGGACCTGGAGATCAACTCGCCCTTCAACACCTACAAGATCCCGGCATTGCCTCCGGCGCCGATTGCCTCGCCCGGGCTCGCCGCGCTCCGCGCGGCATTCGCGCCCGCGTCGAGTGACTTCCTTTACTACGTGCTGAGCAAGGACGGCCGCTCGCACTGCTTCGCGCGCGACAACGCGGGGTTCCAGCGGTGCCGGAGTGCGGCGTGAACGGCGCCGGGCATCTTGCCTGCATCATCGGTTGGCCTGTGAACCGGAGCCTGTCGCCGCGCATTCACCAGGCGGCGTTCGAAGCCTTGGGTCTTGACTGGACGTACATCGCGATCGGCGTGCGACCGGGCGCGGCTGCCGAGGGCATCGGCCTGCTGCGAACGCTCGGGGTGGACGGTGCCAACGTAACCATGCCGCACAAGGAAGCGGTTTGCGGGCTTCTCGATCGCCTTGAGGAAGAGGCGGCCGCAATTGGGGCCGTAAACACGATCGCGCGAGACGGCGACGCCCTGGTTGGCCACAACACCGACGGCCTTGGGTTTCTGCGTTTCCTCGCCCACGATGCCGGCTTTGATGCCCGCGATCGGGACGTGACGGTGCTTGGCGCGGGAGGCGCGGCGCGCGCGGTTGTGCGGGCGCTGGCCGGCGCGGGCGCGCGCGTGACGGTTTGCGCCCGGCGGCCGGAGCGCGCGGCGTTGGTTGCCGGCGTCGCCGAGGGTGTGGCCACGGCGGAATGGGGCGTACAGGTTGCCGCCGATCTGGTTGTGAACGCGACGCCGGTTCGGGAAGCCCTTCCCGTGCGGTTCGCGCCGGAGATGCTTGCGGTGGACATGATCTACCAGGCGCCGGAAACCTCGTTTGTGTCGCAGGCGCGCTCGGCCGGCGCGCGCGCGTTCGATGGTCTAGGAATGCTCGTGCACCAAGCGGCGCTCTCGTTCGCGCTCTGGACGGGCGTGGATGCTCCCATAGAGATCATGCGCGCGGCCGCCGAGTCGGCGCTGCTTGAGTCCTAGCGTCCGACCCGCCCGGTAAAGCGCGCTTCGGGCGCTGCCGACACTCCCGGTAGACAAGCGCGTTCCAGGAGAGGTTGTCCCGGGCTGGCCCGGCATCCGTTTCATGCCGATACACGGCATTGCTCCTCGGACGCGCGGAGGGATGGATGGGGAGCAACTCAGAAGCGTTCGACGTCGAGGACCCGGCCGAGGGCATCGGATCCGAGGCAAAGACCGACGCGCCCCCGGTGCGGCGAACGCAAACGCTCGGCGAGATCCTCGTCGAAGAGGGCGCGATCAGCCGCGACCAACTCGAGGCTTCCCGGCGCGAGCAGGCCAGGACGGGACGGAGCCTGGGGCGAGTCTTGGTCGAGTCGGGGTTGGTCACCGAGTCCGTGCTCGTTTCCGCGCTGGCGCAGCAGATCGGGATCCCATTTGTCGATCTTGCGGAAACGCAGATCGACCCCATGGCCGCGTCGCTGATCCCGGAGGCGATGGCACGCCGCTACGGTGCGCTTCCCATCGCGTTCGACGAAGACAAGCTGGTCGTCGCGATGAGCGATCCCGGCAACGTGTTCGCGATCGACGATATCCGCACGCTCACCGGACGCGAGATCCGCACGGCCATCGCGACTCGAGCCGACATCACCAACGCGATTACGCGCTCGACGCGGGACGACGCACAGGTTGGAGACATAGCCGCCGCCGCGGCGGCCGAAGAGCACGAAGTCGACGATCTGTCCAAGCTTCGTGAGGCGGTTGACGATGCTCCGATCGTCAAGCTCGTCAACCTGCTGATCACGCGGGCGGTGAACGAGCGCGCATCCGACATCCACATTGAGCCGCAAGAACGGGACGTGCGAATCCGCTACCGGATCGACGGCGTGCTTCACGAGGTCATGCGCTCGCCGAAATCGATTCAAAACGGCGTGCTCTCGCGCCTGAAGATCATGGCCGACATCGACATCGCCGAGCGGCGAATCCCTCAGGACGGCCGTGTGGGGCTGGTCGTGGGCGGCAAGGCGATCGACCTTCGAGTCGCGACGATGCCCACCGTGCACGGCGAAAAGGCCGTCATCCGAATCCTGGACAAGTCGCAAGGCCTCCTAAATCTCAACGATCTTGGGTTCTCCGAGCACAACATGGAGATGTTTGAGGCGAGCTTTCGAAAGCCGTACGGGATGATCCTTGTGACGGGCCCCACGGGATCGGGGAAGTCGACCACTCTGTACGCCACGCTGAACATCCTCAACACGGCCGATGTGAACGTCATTACGGTCGAAGATCCCGTTGAGTACCGAATGAACGGCGTCAATCAGGTGCAGATCAACACGAAGGCCGGACTGACTTTCGCGGGCGCGTTGCGCTCCATCTTGCGTTCCGACCCGGACATCGTTCTGATTGGAGAGATCCGCGATCAAGAGACCGCTCAGATCGCGGTCCAGGCAGCACTCACCGGTCACTTGGTGCTTTCGACGTTGCACACCAACGACGCTCCTTCAGCCATCACGCGCCTGGTCGAGATGGGGATTGAGCCGTTCCTAGTGTCTTCGGCGGTGGACGCGGTTCTTGCGCAGCGCTTGGTTCGCAAACTGTGCGGCCGGTGCAAGGAGCCCTATCAGCCTACGGTGGAGTCCTTGCGAGAGGCGCGGGTTCCGCTGCGTGCGGACGGATCGGCGCCGCTGCTGCAGCGCGCGGTCGGCTGCAATCACTGCGGAGGAACCGGATACCGGGGCCGGATGGCGGTCCACGAGGTCATGACTATGTCCGAGGAGATCGAACGTCTGACCGTCGAGCACCGCTCAAGTGAGGAGATCGGCCGGACCTCATGCGAGCAGGGGATGCTCACGTTGCGACAAGACGGGATCTTGAAGGTCCTCGCGGGCGAAACCAGCATTGAGGAGATCTTCCGGGTCATCGTCTAGTCGCGGCCGATCCGGGTCAAGCCGGGCGCGCGCCGCGCCGATGCACTCGGTGAGTGGGAGAGGCGCAGGGGAGGACATGGCCGCACCAAAGCCGTTGGGAGAGGTGCTCGTCGAGGAACGTTTGATCTCGCGCGAGCAATTGCAGCGCGCTCTGGAGCGCCAGCGCGAGACGGGGCGTCCGCTCGGCAAAGTCCTGCTGGAGATCGGGGCAGTCACGGAAGAGGCCCTGGTCGAAGCCGTGGCCACACAGCTTGGACTCGCGTACGTGGATCCCGTGAGTTCGCCGCCGCCGCGCGCCATTGCTTCCCTGGTTCCGCGGGACGTCGCGCTACGGCATGCTGCGATCCCGTTCGACCTGGAGGGCGACCGGCTGGTGGTGGCGATGGCCGAACCGACGAACAGGGCCGCCCTGCGGGAGATCGCCGCGCTGACCGGGTACGAATGCCGGCCGGCGCTGGCGATTCGCCGCAACATCGATGAAGCGATCGAGGCGGCGCACCAGCATCCGTCGCTTGATCCGCTGGAAGACGTGCTGGAACCGGTGGTCGGATCGGCGCCGGCGCGCGCCGAGATCGACGACAAAGACGTCTCGATGCACGACCTCCTCGATCGTTTGCTGGAAGAGGGGGGATCCGATCTTCACTTGACGGTGGGAACGCCACCGGTCGTCCGGCTGCACGGAGGTCTCGCGAGGCTGGAGGACTACCCGGTGTTTCAGCCGGCGGACCTGCGAAAGCTCATCTACTCAATCCTCACCCAGCGGCAACGTGAGCAGTTGGAGGCGACGCTGGAGTTGGACCTCGCGTACTCGTTGCCGGGGCGCGCGCGCTTCCGCATCAACGTCTACTTCCAGCGCGATGCTATCGGTGCCGCAATCCGTCTGATTCCGTTCGAGATTCGACCGTTGGCAGACCTCGGGGTTCCGGCGAAGGTTGCGGAGTTCGCCTCGCTGCCGCGCGGACTCGTGCTGGTCACCGGACCGACGGGATCCGGGAAGTCCACGACGCTCGCGGCCGTGGTCGACGTCGCCAATTCACAGCGCGACGACCACATTCTGACCGTCGAGGACCCGATTGAGTACTTGCACGAGCACAAGCGCTGCATCGTCAATCAGCGCGAGGTCGGCGCGGATACCAAGGGCTTCGCGGCCGCGCTGCGTTCTGCGTTGCGTCAGGATCCGGACATCATTCTTGTAGGAGAGATGCGCGACCTCGAGACGATCGCAACGGCGCTGACCGCCGCGGAGACCGGACACCTCGTGTTTGGAACACTGCACACCCAGTCTGCTCCGGAGGCCGTCGACCGTGTGATTGACGTGTTTCCCCCACACCAGCAGCAGCAAGTTCGAGTGCAGTTGGCGGCAACGATTCAGGGGATCGTGACTCAGCAGTTGCTCAAGCGCGCCGACGGCACGGGGCGCGTCATTGCGTGCGAGATCTTGGTGGCGACGCCGGCGGTGCGCAACCTGATTCGTGAGGGCAAGACGCACATGATCTACTCCGCGATGCAGGCGGGCGGGCAGTTCGGGATGCTGACGATGGACCAGTCGCTGGCGAACCTGGTGCGCGCGCGCACAATTACCTACGAACTCGGGCTCGATCGCTGTCATAACCCCGAGGACTATGCCCGCTTGTGCGGGAAGGCCTGATCATGGCGACGACATTCGCATACAAGGTTCGAGATCATTCCGGGAAGCTGGTCGCAGGAACCCTTGAGGCGGATTCCCAGTCGGCGGTGGTCGGCAAGCTACGCGACATGGGCTACGCGCCACTGCTCGTCGAGGAGCAACGTGCGAGCCTGGGCACGAAAGAGATTCAGCTCCCGTGGAAGAAGGGCGTCAAAGCCAAAGACGTGGCGGTGATGTCGCGTCAGTTCGCGACGATGATCACCTCGGGATTGTCGCTCCTGCGGGCACTCAACATTTTGTGCGAGCAAACGGAGAACCCGGTGCTTGCGCGCGTGATGGGAACCGTGCGCCAGGACATCGAAAAGGGGCAATCCCTTTCGCAGGCGCTGCAGCGACACCCGAAGGTATTCACGCCGCTGTACGTGTCGATGGTGCGCGCCGGCGAAACCGGGGGAGTGCTGGACACGGCCCTGCTGCGCCTGGCCGAAACCCTCGAGAAGGAAGTGGCGCTTCGCGGCAAGATCAAGAGCGCGATGACGTATCCGGTTGTCGTGTTCGTCCTGGTGATCGTGATCGTGTCGGCCATGCTGATGTTCGTGGTTCCGACCTTCAAGAATTTGTACGCGGACCTCGGTGGGACGCTCCCGCTGCCCACGCGCATGCTGATCGCGGTGTCGGACAGCGTGCGCAAGTTTGCGCTCATCTACACGGCCCTGCTTGGTGGTGGAACGGTGGCGCTTCGGCGCTGGATCAAGACCGAGGGTGGCCGCGCGAAGTGGGATGCGTTCAAGCTTCGCGTGCCGGTCTTCGGATCTTTGTTCCACAAGACCGCGCTGTCGCGCTTCGCGCGGACCCTTTCTTCGCTGGCGCGGTCCGGTGTTCCGATTCTGCAGGCCCTGGACATCGTCAAGGAGACGGTCGGCAACGCCGTCGTCGCCAAGGCGGTCGGGGCGGTGCAGTCGGCCGTAAAAGAAGGATCGAGCATGGCGAAGCCGCTCGAGCAGTATCCGGTGTTCCCGGCGATGGTTGTGCAGATGATGGCGGTCGGTGAGGAAACCGGAGCACTAGACACGATGCTGGAGAAGATCGCCGACTTCTACGACCAAGAGATCGATGCCACGGTGGACGCTTTGACATCGCTGATCGAGCCTATCCTGATCGTCGTCATGGGCGTGGCGGTTGGCGGAATGGTCGTCGCCTTGTACTTGCCGATGTTCAACATCATCAATCTCGTCAAGTAGGAACCCTTGTTGTCTCCCGGCGCAATCGCGCTTCGTTGTGGCCTGAATCTATGGCCAATTCGGCCGATAGGTACCAGCTCTATCGTGGGGTTTCGCACCCTCCGGCCGGATCTGCGAAGAACCTGGGGGCTAGTCACTCAAGTCTGACCCAAGTGTGTGCCGATACCTGATTTCGAAAGGGCTCGCACGGTGCGGCCCGAGGGAGGTGGGCAAGAAATGTTGCAAGCCATCCGCAGTCGTCTCGGACGGGACGACAAAGGGTTCACCCTGATCGAGCTCATGGTGGTCGTTCTGATCATCGCAATCCTGATTGCGATCGCCATTCCGACGTTCATGGGCGCCCGTACCAAGGCGCAGGACCGCGCGACACAGGTAACTCTGCGTCAAGGCCTGTTGACCGCGAAGTCCTACTACACAGACAGCGAGACCTACGCAGCGACCGGAGCGGCCCTGCACGGACTCGAGCCGAGCGTCGCGTTTAGCGAGACCGTGGCGAGCGCTTCGCAGACTGTGATCGGCTTCACCGGAACCACCACGGACGTGGTGATGGTGCGTCAGAGCAAGTCGGGCAAGTGGTTCTGCATCGCGGACAGCACGACTGCAGGGACCACGTATGGAAACGGCGCGGCCCTGGCGAACGTAGACACGCTCCTCGAGTGCGCAGCGGCAGCCTGGTAACACCCGGCTTCGGAGGTCTGGAAGCGGCGGCGATCCCGCCGCTTCCACCTATTCCGGCTAGTGCGTTGTGATCAAGTCTGATCTGGTGCGCGCCGATATCTGCCGTAGGGGGCGGAGTCACCGGTGCGTCGGGATCGGTCGTCAGGGGGAAGTGTGGCAAGGCGAGGATGGGCGGCTCTGCTCCGGCTGCGATCGGAGGCGGCGGGCTTCACTTTGGTGGAGCTGATGGCCGGGCTGTCCATTCTCGTCGTCGGGTTCGCGGCGCTTGCATCGGCGAGCGGGGCCGGAAGTCGGCTTTTGGTCCAAGGGCGGCAGCGCCACCTTGCGGCCGGGGAAGCGAATGCTCGCATCGAACAAGTCCGCAACATCCCCTACGCAAACGTTGCCTTGAACGCTACGCCTGCGCACTCCACCGATGAGGGTGACCCGGACTACTTCGTCGATACGTTGGGCAACTTCGACGACGGAGGGGACGGCACTTACGAGCCACTGGTTGTGGGCGCCGACGGTGCGGTAGCCCACATCGACGGACCGTTTACCTCCGGAGTGACTCGCCTGACGGTGTACCAGTACGTCACTTGGGTGGACGACCCTGCCGTCTCGGGGGCACAGGACTACAAGAGGGTCGTCATCGTCGTTTCCTTCGATGCCGCGGCGAACCCCGGCCGCGCGCACACCGTGCACGCGTCGGCATTGCTCACCAGCGGCTCGGTAACCGTCGGCGGCAGTCAGGCCGGCGCGACCCAGGGCACGCCCTCGCCGAGCGCTACCCCAACGCCGACGCCTACGGGCGGATGTGCCGGCGACACGCAAGGGCCGACCGGGAGCTTCACCATCTTGTCGGGCACCGGTGCAAGCGAGGGGTTCACGGCCAGTCGTTCGGTGACGATCTCTGTCGCGCCCTCGGATCCCTGCGCGCCGATTTCAGTTGCCCTGTCGAACGACAACTCGACGTACGGGACGCAGTTCACCTACAACTCCGCGCTTCCAACCGTCTCGTGGACCCTGACGACCGGAGACGGCGGCAAGCACGTTTGGGCGCGATACTCGGACGCCCTCGGCAACGTCTCGACCGTCGGCCCCGTGGGCATAACGCTGGACGCGACACCTCCCGGAGTGCCCGGGACCTTGACCAAGACCGCGAGCTGTCAGGGGAGTTCGCGCACGGTGAACCTTGCGTGGGGATCGGCGTCGGATGCCCACTTGCTGGGATATCGGGTTTACAAGCGAGTCGACGCAGGAGCATTCCTCGCGCTGCTCACGACATCGGCGAACAGCTCCTCCGATACCGACTCCAAGACGCTGTCATCGCTTGAGTACCGGATCGTCGCATACGACAGGGCCGGAAACGAAGGGAGTCCCACGAATGTGGTCTCGCTGGCGAAGAACGCTTGCTCCTGAGCGCGGGCTGAGCGTGATCGAGCTGGTGGTCGTTTCCGCCTTGCTCGTGGTGGCTGTGACCGCGATGGTCACGGCGTTCGACGCTGCCCAACGCTCGACGATTCGACAGCAAAAACGCAGCGAGGTCGCCGACGATCTCTCCGTCGCGATGGCCCGGATGACCAAGGAGGTACGGCAAGCCGATGCCGTCCGGATCGCGACGGCATCGATCCTGCAGGTCGATACGTTCGTCAAGGGAACTGCCGTCACGGTGACGTACACCGCTTCGGGGACCACGCTGACGCGCGCGGTCGCCGGCGCGTCGGTGCCTCTGGTCCAACGGCTCACCAACACCAACGTTTTCGTCTACTCGCCGGCGCTGGGAAGTCCCGCAACGATCTCGATCCGACTGCGCGCGCGCCCCGAGCGCTTCAGCACGGATGAAGCGGTCGTTGAGCTGGCGGACGAAGTCAAGATGAGGAACGTGTCTCCATGAAGATCTCTCGCATGTTCCGCGAGTCGGAGAAGGAAGACGGAGTAGCAATGATAATTGCCGTCGTCTTGTCCGCGGTGATCGCCACGCTTGCCGTCACATCTTTGACGGTTGCGGTCCACGTGGACAACTCCGCGGCCCGGGGCCGGCATTGGGTACAGGCGCTGCACGTAGCTGAATCGGGGGTCGAGCAGACGATCGCGAAGATCCAAGCGGCTTCCGGCGCGTTTTCGGGGACCTTCTCGGGGGAAACCGAGGAAGGCAACTACTCCGTTACGGTGACGCGGAGTCCCCGGAACGTTTACACGATTGATTCGGTGGGACACGTTCGAGAGGGCCGCGACCTGTCCGCGACCCGCGCCCTTCGGGTGACGCTGGCGCCCCCGGCAGCCTTTAAGAACGCGCTGTTCTCGCAGACGATCGCGGCGACAAAGAACGGCGACACGATCAACGGTGACATCTGGGCCAATCAAAGCGTCATCGTGGAGGCCAACGCCATCGTCCACGGGAGCGTCACCGGGGCGACGGGATGGGTTGCGTTGCGAAACGGGTCGCTTGTCGACGGTGATGCGAGCGCCGGAGGCTACGATCCCGCTTCGAGCTACGCGGTGACGCTGGGGACGAACGCACGGATCGGTGGCGACGTCGTGGCCGCGGTCGTCAACCCGCCGGACCCGATCACTTGCGGTGGTGCGAATCCGTCGAACTACCGGGTGCAGATGGACAGCGGTGCACGGATCGACGGAGGCGTTACCACCTGGGGGAGCGTGACGGGTTCCGGGACCGTCGGGGGCACGATCTCGGCGAACATCTGCACCGCGGCTCAAGCGACGGTTCCGATGCCGACGTTCACCTATGCCGCTGCGAATTACGATGCGGCGACGTTGCACCAGTTCGGCTTGCCCGGCACGCCCTCGGAAACGGCCGTCGCCGACTTCCAGACACATCTAGCCGGTCAGGGCAACCAGTTGAGCGGAACCTTCTACGTCAACCAGGCGGGCTCGGTGAACCAAGGAACGCGGATCGACCTAACCGGTGCAACGATCGTGGGTGATGCCACCATCGTGACCAATACGCCGGTGTTCACGAACTCCACGACAGACAACGTGAGCGACGGCGTCGTGTTGCTGGCGTCGACATACCGTCCGCCCACCGGTTCAAGCTGTGACGTAAACCAGGACGCGAGTGAGTGCGCGATTCATCTGAAGAACAAC from Actinomycetota bacterium encodes the following:
- a CDS encoding type II secretion system F family protein, whose translation is MATTFAYKVRDHSGKLVAGTLEADSQSAVVGKLRDMGYAPLLVEEQRASLGTKEIQLPWKKGVKAKDVAVMSRQFATMITSGLSLLRALNILCEQTENPVLARVMGTVRQDIEKGQSLSQALQRHPKVFTPLYVSMVRAGETGGVLDTALLRLAETLEKEVALRGKIKSAMTYPVVVFVLVIVIVSAMLMFVVPTFKNLYADLGGTLPLPTRMLIAVSDSVRKFALIYTALLGGGTVALRRWIKTEGGRAKWDAFKLRVPVFGSLFHKTALSRFARTLSSLARSGVPILQALDIVKETVGNAVVAKAVGAVQSAVKEGSSMAKPLEQYPVFPAMVVQMMAVGEETGALDTMLEKIADFYDQEIDATVDALTSLIEPILIVVMGVAVGGMVVALYLPMFNIINLVK
- a CDS encoding prepilin-type N-terminal cleavage/methylation domain-containing protein, coding for MLQAIRSRLGRDDKGFTLIELMVVVLIIAILIAIAIPTFMGARTKAQDRATQVTLRQGLLTAKSYYTDSETYAATGAALHGLEPSVAFSETVASASQTVIGFTGTTTDVVMVRQSKSGKWFCIADSTTAGTTYGNGAALANVDTLLECAAAAW
- a CDS encoding ATPase, T2SS/T4P/T4SS family, translating into MGSNSEAFDVEDPAEGIGSEAKTDAPPVRRTQTLGEILVEEGAISRDQLEASRREQARTGRSLGRVLVESGLVTESVLVSALAQQIGIPFVDLAETQIDPMAASLIPEAMARRYGALPIAFDEDKLVVAMSDPGNVFAIDDIRTLTGREIRTAIATRADITNAITRSTRDDAQVGDIAAAAAAEEHEVDDLSKLREAVDDAPIVKLVNLLITRAVNERASDIHIEPQERDVRIRYRIDGVLHEVMRSPKSIQNGVLSRLKIMADIDIAERRIPQDGRVGLVVGGKAIDLRVATMPTVHGEKAVIRILDKSQGLLNLNDLGFSEHNMEMFEASFRKPYGMILVTGPTGSGKSTTLYATLNILNTADVNVITVEDPVEYRMNGVNQVQINTKAGLTFAGALRSILRSDPDIVLIGEIRDQETAQIAVQAALTGHLVLSTLHTNDAPSAITRLVEMGIEPFLVSSAVDAVLAQRLVRKLCGRCKEPYQPTVESLREARVPLRADGSAPLLQRAVGCNHCGGTGYRGRMAVHEVMTMSEEIERLTVEHRSSEEIGRTSCEQGMLTLRQDGILKVLAGETSIEEIFRVIV
- a CDS encoding PilT/PilU family type 4a pilus ATPase, whose amino-acid sequence is MAAPKPLGEVLVEERLISREQLQRALERQRETGRPLGKVLLEIGAVTEEALVEAVATQLGLAYVDPVSSPPPRAIASLVPRDVALRHAAIPFDLEGDRLVVAMAEPTNRAALREIAALTGYECRPALAIRRNIDEAIEAAHQHPSLDPLEDVLEPVVGSAPARAEIDDKDVSMHDLLDRLLEEGGSDLHLTVGTPPVVRLHGGLARLEDYPVFQPADLRKLIYSILTQRQREQLEATLELDLAYSLPGRARFRINVYFQRDAIGAAIRLIPFEIRPLADLGVPAKVAEFASLPRGLVLVTGPTGSGKSTTLAAVVDVANSQRDDHILTVEDPIEYLHEHKRCIVNQREVGADTKGFAAALRSALRQDPDIILVGEMRDLETIATALTAAETGHLVFGTLHTQSAPEAVDRVIDVFPPHQQQQVRVQLAATIQGIVTQQLLKRADGTGRVIACEILVATPAVRNLIREGKTHMIYSAMQAGGQFGMLTMDQSLANLVRARTITYELGLDRCHNPEDYARLCGKA